In Leptospira saintgironsiae, one genomic interval encodes:
- a CDS encoding ABC transporter ATP-binding protein — translation MKIFFRLMSYSVRYKYRFSLGIAFALLTAVLNAVSLTSIIPLFDTMAADPNTRFQFEFTEAEQEIIAKEESNLEIRLNPVERAKKVLIDVKRWSNGRTKYMEPKEVVWAVCLLILPLYGLKLITYLASVYCLATAGYWAVRDIRQELFEKNQMLPLTFFFKEKTGLLMSRIINDVEVVAAVISSNFRDATINFFYVITHLLVLLYLNTELLLIACGTVPLIILPVTLFTKKITRSTERFQEKLADLNANLQEMISGIKVIRVFNTEKYEKEKFQKINQNVYRRNFKGQYYLQIAPSLVELTSSLVALGFFALGARYILAGNIGSPFTVGQFMVFLLTLLFLLRPLTQLSQMVGKISQAIIAGRRIFEIIDLETEDHSEDEKVKVERVTNSIQFKGINFAYPGTNAEVLKDINLNVKVGETIAIVGASGCGKSTLMDLIPRFFDPSVGSIEFDGQNIKDLSLADLRNKIGIVTQDIFLFHGKVADNIAYGKPGASRKDVIRAARLAHAHDFIKQMDNGYDSILGVRGLNLSGGQRQRLVIARALLRDPEIMILDEATSALDAESERLVSDAFRRLFANRTTFVIAHRLSTIKDIPRILVMDNGRIVEEGSHTSLMEQNGLYRKLTDNQYAGVGMLP, via the coding sequence ATGAAAATTTTCTTCCGCTTAATGAGTTATTCAGTACGTTATAAGTACAGATTTTCATTAGGTATTGCGTTCGCTCTTCTAACCGCAGTCTTGAATGCAGTTTCCTTAACTTCTATCATTCCTCTTTTCGATACCATGGCTGCGGATCCAAACACTCGCTTCCAATTCGAATTCACGGAAGCAGAACAAGAGATCATCGCTAAAGAAGAATCTAACTTAGAGATCCGATTAAACCCGGTAGAAAGAGCTAAGAAAGTCCTTATCGATGTTAAAAGATGGTCTAACGGACGCACTAAATATATGGAACCTAAGGAAGTGGTTTGGGCGGTTTGCCTTTTAATCCTTCCTCTATATGGACTTAAACTGATCACATATCTTGCTTCTGTGTATTGTCTTGCTACCGCAGGCTATTGGGCCGTGCGGGATATACGACAGGAATTATTCGAGAAGAACCAAATGCTCCCTCTTACTTTTTTCTTTAAGGAAAAAACGGGACTTTTGATGAGTAGGATCATCAACGATGTAGAAGTTGTGGCAGCGGTAATCTCTTCTAATTTTAGAGATGCTACGATTAACTTTTTCTATGTGATCACTCACCTTCTAGTATTACTTTATTTGAATACGGAACTTCTTCTTATCGCATGCGGAACTGTTCCTTTGATCATTTTACCAGTGACATTATTCACTAAAAAGATCACAAGATCCACAGAAAGATTCCAAGAAAAACTCGCAGACTTGAACGCGAACCTACAAGAGATGATTTCTGGAATTAAAGTGATCCGTGTTTTTAATACTGAAAAATACGAAAAAGAAAAATTCCAGAAGATCAATCAAAACGTTTATCGTAGGAATTTTAAAGGACAGTATTATCTTCAGATCGCGCCTAGCTTGGTAGAATTAACTTCTTCTTTAGTTGCTCTTGGATTTTTTGCTTTAGGTGCAAGATACATTCTCGCAGGAAATATCGGCTCTCCATTCACCGTTGGACAGTTCATGGTATTCCTTCTGACTCTTCTTTTTCTTCTCCGCCCATTAACACAACTATCACAGATGGTAGGAAAAATTTCCCAAGCGATCATTGCTGGAAGAAGGATTTTCGAGATCATAGATCTAGAAACAGAAGATCATAGCGAAGATGAAAAAGTAAAAGTGGAAAGAGTCACAAACTCTATCCAATTCAAAGGAATTAACTTTGCTTATCCTGGAACAAACGCAGAAGTTCTAAAAGACATCAATTTGAATGTGAAAGTAGGAGAAACAATCGCAATCGTTGGAGCAAGTGGCTGTGGTAAATCCACATTGATGGACTTAATTCCTAGATTCTTTGATCCAAGTGTTGGATCGATTGAGTTTGATGGGCAGAATATCAAAGATCTTTCACTTGCTGATCTTCGTAATAAGATAGGGATCGTAACCCAGGATATTTTTCTATTTCACGGAAAAGTCGCTGATAATATCGCTTACGGAAAACCAGGAGCGAGTAGAAAAGATGTAATCAGAGCCGCAAGGCTTGCTCACGCTCATGACTTCATTAAACAAATGGACAATGGATACGATAGTATCTTAGGAGTGAGAGGTTTAAATCTTTCCGGTGGCCAAAGACAAAGGCTTGTGATCGCAAGAGCATTATTAAGAGATCCTGAAATTATGATCTTAGATGAAGCAACATCTGCATTAGATGCTGAGTCAGAAAGACTGGTAAGCGACGCATTCCGCAGGTTATTCGCAAACCGTACTACATTTGTGATCGCACATAGACTTTCCACGATCAAAGACATTCCACGTATACTAGTAATGGACAACGGAAGAATTGTAGAAGAAGGAAGTCATACTTCTCTAATGGAACAAAATGGTCTTTATCGAAAACTAACAGACAACCAATACGCTGGAGTGGGGATGTTACCTTGA
- a CDS encoding response regulator, whose product MKPLVLVVDDNDRYANNLKTYLQENGCEVLRAIDASQGWDLYLANKHKLKAIITDITMETQTSGLWMIRKIYQDGFDGIKVIATTGFDVSGVMAISKYFLPWFAGVEYMVPKVPLKKGEVILLPTSGVFTDFLSRLKV is encoded by the coding sequence TTGAAACCATTAGTTCTTGTAGTGGACGACAATGATCGTTATGCTAATAATCTAAAAACTTATCTCCAAGAAAATGGATGCGAAGTTCTTCGTGCAATAGATGCATCGCAAGGTTGGGATCTTTATCTCGCGAATAAACATAAACTAAAAGCTATCATCACTGATATCACAATGGAAACCCAAACCTCAGGTCTTTGGATGATCCGTAAGATCTACCAAGACGGATTCGATGGAATTAAGGTGATTGCCACTACCGGATTCGATGTTTCAGGAGTAATGGCAATCAGCAAATATTTCCTGCCTTGGTTTGCAGGTGTAGAATATATGGTACCCAAGGTTCCTCTAAAAAAAGGAGAAGTTATACTTCTTCCTACAAGTGGAGTCTTCACAGATTTTTTAAGCAGACTGAAAGTTTAA
- a CDS encoding carbon-nitrogen hydrolase family protein has protein sequence MKRYSFYSILLLVCAYLIWAYSFLGNSPEEEVLRTSSYSYGKDSGRGNLIGVEPFMIPGDYSSHTRFLQKTESYLKNAKQLGWITDKAIFVFPEYYGTWLVVSGEKSSLYTSPDLQSGMSYFILRNPFSFLYHLLTSKEDDKVQAAIFKIKAEEMKEIYASTFSALAKKYQITILAGSIVLPSPSIQNGKIVLGSSSLFNASFVFGKDGSVLGEPIRKKFLTEEEKPFLDSNSKPGTVIDTPAGKLGVLVCADSWYPESYSNLKESGADFIAVPSYINRGETSVWDQSWAGYNGAKNPSDVDLKDIGRITEGQAWKKYALETRAVRSGFKNGINVFLQGKLWDLESDGQAFIVRNGQPETISISEHNKNRMYNLWL, from the coding sequence ATGAAGAGATATTCGTTTTACAGTATTCTATTATTAGTTTGTGCATATTTGATTTGGGCTTATTCTTTTTTAGGAAATTCTCCTGAAGAGGAGGTTCTTCGGACCAGTTCTTACTCTTATGGAAAGGATTCTGGCAGAGGAAACTTGATAGGAGTAGAACCTTTTATGATTCCTGGTGATTATTCAAGCCATACTAGGTTCTTACAGAAGACTGAATCTTATCTTAAAAATGCAAAACAGCTTGGATGGATAACTGATAAGGCAATTTTCGTTTTTCCGGAATATTATGGCACTTGGCTGGTTGTTTCAGGCGAAAAATCATCTTTATATACTTCTCCAGACCTGCAATCTGGAATGAGTTACTTCATTCTTCGAAATCCTTTTTCATTCTTATATCATCTTCTTACCTCTAAAGAAGATGATAAGGTTCAGGCGGCTATATTTAAGATCAAAGCAGAAGAGATGAAGGAAATCTATGCGAGTACCTTCTCTGCTCTTGCGAAAAAATACCAAATTACGATCTTGGCTGGCTCTATTGTATTACCTTCTCCTTCTATTCAAAATGGAAAAATTGTTTTAGGTTCTTCTTCTTTATTTAATGCAAGCTTTGTATTTGGAAAGGATGGTTCTGTTTTAGGCGAGCCGATTCGTAAAAAGTTTTTAACAGAAGAGGAGAAACCATTCTTAGATTCCAATTCAAAACCTGGAACTGTCATAGATACTCCTGCAGGAAAATTGGGGGTTTTGGTCTGTGCTGATTCTTGGTATCCTGAATCTTACTCGAATTTAAAAGAATCCGGTGCGGATTTTATTGCTGTTCCTTCTTATATCAATCGAGGAGAGACTTCAGTTTGGGATCAGTCTTGGGCAGGATATAATGGAGCAAAAAATCCCTCTGACGTAGATCTAAAGGATATTGGAAGGATCACGGAAGGGCAGGCCTGGAAAAAATATGCATTGGAAACGAGAGCTGTTAGATCCGGATTTAAGAACGGGATCAATGTATTTTTGCAGGGGAAACTTTGGGATCTGGAATCAGACGGCCAGGCTTTTATTGTAAGAAATGGACAGCCGGAAACCATTTCAATTTCCGAACATAATAAAAATAGAATGTATAATCTTTGGCTTTAA
- a CDS encoding anthranilate synthase component II: MILLVDNYDSFTYNLYQYFSQIGNKVEVFRNDKIDLSEIKRLAPKGIILSPGPGRPEDSGVCIDILKELAGQLPILGVCLGHQAIGLVHGGKIVNAPNIMHGKVSLIEHDGKDIYKSLPSPFLATRYHSLVIQPESLPDVLEVSSKTEDGIIMGVRHKTKPHLYGVQFHPESIMTQNGLELVRNFSRIVSEA; encoded by the coding sequence ATGATCCTTCTCGTAGACAATTACGATTCTTTTACATACAATCTGTATCAGTATTTTTCACAGATAGGCAATAAGGTAGAAGTTTTCCGCAATGATAAGATAGATCTGAGCGAGATCAAAAGATTAGCTCCGAAAGGTATTATCTTAAGTCCTGGTCCAGGACGCCCTGAAGATTCAGGAGTTTGTATTGATATTTTAAAAGAACTGGCGGGACAACTACCGATCTTAGGTGTATGTTTAGGTCACCAAGCCATTGGTCTTGTCCATGGCGGAAAGATCGTAAACGCTCCGAATATCATGCACGGTAAAGTAAGCTTAATAGAGCATGATGGTAAAGATATTTATAAGTCCTTACCTTCTCCATTTTTAGCTACCAGATATCATTCTCTTGTGATCCAACCAGAAAGTCTTCCTGATGTATTAGAAGTTTCTTCTAAAACGGAAGATGGAATTATCATGGGAGTGCGTCATAAAACAAAACCGCATTTATATGGAGTTCAATTCCATCCAGAGTCTATCATGACTCAAAACGGATTGGAACTGGTGAGAAACTTTTCTCGAATCGTGTCAGAAGCATAA
- a CDS encoding acyl-CoA dehydrogenase family protein: MDFALSDDQKALRGLARDFAKNEIRPKAEHHDKTGEYPLQILKKAWEIGLMNIHIPEKYNGAGMHELDDVIIGEELFWGCSAMATAILANNLALAPVLIGASDEVLKKWVQPMTEQFQLCAYAVTEPGAGSDVAGIRTTARKVGDEYIINGSKMWITNAGYADWFFVLTKTDPAAGHKGITGFIISSKTPGVVVGKKELNMGQKCSDTRGITFEEVKVHKSQMIGKEGDGFKIAMGAFDHTRPGVAIGAVGVARAAMEHALEYAKTRTAFGKPIVENQAISFMIAEMARDIEAGRLLCHQAAWLIDNGFRNTYQASIAKAFCADACMRITTDAVQVLGGYGFNSEYPVEKLMRDAKIFQIYEGTSQIQRLIISRYLTEGKGIEGPNL; encoded by the coding sequence ATGGATTTCGCTCTTTCAGACGATCAAAAAGCGCTCAGAGGTCTTGCCAGAGATTTTGCAAAAAATGAGATCCGCCCAAAAGCGGAACATCATGATAAAACGGGAGAATACCCTCTTCAGATCTTGAAAAAGGCCTGGGAAATCGGCTTAATGAATATCCATATTCCGGAAAAATATAACGGAGCCGGAATGCACGAATTGGATGATGTTATCATCGGAGAAGAATTATTCTGGGGTTGTTCTGCGATGGCGACTGCTATCCTTGCAAACAACTTGGCATTAGCACCGGTTTTGATCGGAGCAAGTGACGAAGTCCTAAAAAAATGGGTTCAGCCTATGACTGAACAATTCCAACTCTGCGCTTATGCAGTTACTGAACCTGGTGCAGGTTCTGACGTTGCAGGTATCCGCACTACTGCAAGAAAAGTTGGAGATGAATATATCATCAACGGTTCCAAAATGTGGATCACTAACGCAGGTTATGCGGATTGGTTTTTCGTTCTTACTAAAACTGATCCTGCAGCGGGTCACAAAGGTATCACAGGATTTATAATTAGTTCCAAAACTCCTGGTGTGGTCGTTGGCAAAAAAGAATTGAACATGGGACAAAAATGTTCCGACACCAGAGGAATCACTTTCGAAGAAGTGAAAGTTCACAAAAGCCAAATGATCGGTAAAGAAGGCGATGGATTTAAGATCGCAATGGGAGCCTTCGATCATACTCGTCCGGGTGTTGCGATCGGAGCGGTTGGCGTTGCAAGAGCTGCCATGGAACATGCATTAGAATATGCTAAAACTAGAACTGCATTCGGCAAACCTATTGTAGAAAACCAAGCAATCTCTTTTATGATCGCTGAGATGGCGAGAGATATAGAAGCAGGAAGACTTCTTTGCCACCAAGCAGCTTGGTTAATCGACAACGGTTTCAGAAATACATACCAAGCTTCTATCGCTAAAGCATTCTGCGCGGATGCATGTATGAGAATTACTACTGACGCAGTTCAAGTATTAGGTGGTTACGGTTTTAACTCTGAATACCCAGTAGAAAAACTGATGAGAGACGCTAAAATTTTCCAAATTTATGAAGGAACTTCTCAAATCCAACGATTGATCATCTCTCGTTACCTAACAGAAGGTAAAGGGATAGAAGGACCGAACCTCTGA
- the trpE gene encoding anthranilate synthase component I: METPVSLFAKWGGTEAKHSFLLESVEGGENVGRNSFLGKDPYRLLYGKNGLFYVSKRKEPETEIITYDPLFLLEYSMGDDKYVPDHRLPSFQGGAVGFLSFGAVRYYENIPDTKPEDEPAPDAYFALYDEVLVVDHVDRLLRIVVNARLSEYEDPKACYEATLERIDAIEKEIREGELPGWVKHPLESKEKLEYTPNIPDEDYKKAVQKAKEYIYAGDIFQVVPSRKLEFRPGVPPFQVYRGLRTVNPSPYMYFLKLDDISLVGSSPEIMVKCKDRKTYLRPIAGTRPRGANPEADRLLEENLLADPKEIAEHIMLVDLGRNDLGRVCEAGSVRVEDFKIIEKYSHVMHIVSQCSGILEEEKSVYDLLRATLPAGTVSGAPKIRAMEIIDELERTRRGIYSGALGYISYQGDTDMAIVIRTISFYGEKAFVQAGGGVVYDSSPEGELEETKNKMAALLRAVDFARNGLKGEWNR; encoded by the coding sequence TTGGAAACCCCGGTGTCTCTTTTTGCAAAATGGGGAGGCACCGAGGCCAAACATTCTTTTCTTCTAGAATCAGTAGAAGGTGGAGAGAATGTTGGTAGGAATTCCTTCTTAGGAAAAGATCCTTATAGATTGCTCTATGGTAAGAACGGTCTATTCTATGTTTCTAAAAGAAAAGAACCTGAAACTGAGATAATCACTTATGATCCGTTATTCCTATTAGAATATTCTATGGGAGACGACAAATACGTTCCGGATCATAGACTTCCTTCTTTCCAAGGAGGGGCAGTAGGCTTTCTCTCCTTTGGCGCTGTCCGTTATTATGAAAATATTCCGGATACTAAACCGGAAGATGAACCGGCTCCGGACGCATACTTCGCGTTATACGACGAGGTTCTTGTAGTAGATCATGTGGATCGTCTTTTAAGGATCGTTGTAAATGCTCGTCTTTCAGAATACGAAGATCCTAAAGCTTGTTACGAAGCTACATTAGAAAGAATTGATGCAATCGAAAAAGAGATCAGAGAAGGAGAACTTCCTGGTTGGGTCAAACATCCGTTAGAGTCTAAAGAGAAATTAGAATACACTCCTAATATTCCTGACGAAGATTATAAAAAAGCAGTTCAGAAGGCTAAGGAATATATTTACGCAGGAGATATATTCCAAGTAGTTCCTTCTAGAAAGTTGGAATTCCGACCAGGTGTTCCTCCTTTCCAAGTATATCGCGGATTAAGAACAGTAAATCCAAGTCCTTATATGTATTTCCTCAAGCTGGATGATATTTCCTTGGTGGGATCTTCTCCTGAGATTATGGTAAAATGTAAGGACAGAAAAACTTATTTAAGACCGATCGCAGGAACAAGACCAAGAGGAGCAAATCCGGAAGCGGATAGACTTTTGGAAGAAAATCTTTTGGCGGATCCCAAAGAGATCGCAGAACATATCATGCTAGTTGACCTAGGAAGAAATGACTTAGGTAGAGTTTGCGAAGCTGGAAGCGTTCGTGTAGAAGATTTTAAAATTATAGAAAAATATTCTCACGTTATGCATATCGTAAGCCAATGTTCCGGCATCTTGGAAGAAGAAAAATCGGTTTACGATCTTCTCCGCGCCACTCTCCCTGCAGGAACGGTTTCTGGTGCACCTAAGATCAGAGCTATGGAAATCATAGACGAATTAGAAAGGACCCGAAGAGGAATTTATTCAGGAGCCTTAGGTTATATTTCCTACCAAGGAGATACTGACATGGCGATCGTGATCCGCACTATCTCTTTTTACGGAGAGAAGGCATTCGTCCAAGCAGGCGGTGGAGTGGTTTATGATTCTTCCCCTGAAGGCGAATTAGAAGAGACCAAAAACAAAATGGCTGCATTACTCCGAGCTGTTGACTTCGCAAGAAACGGATTGAAAGGAGAATGGAATAGATGA